A genomic region of Rhizobium sp. NXC24 contains the following coding sequences:
- the hydA gene encoding dihydropyrimidinase: MSTVIKGGTIVTADLTYKADVKVEGGKIVEIGQNLSGNEVLDASGCYVLPGGIDPHTHLEMPFMGTYSSDDFESGTRAALAGGTTMVVDFALPSPGQSLLEALTMWDNKSTRANCDYSFHMAITWWSEQVFNEMEAVVREKGINTFKHFMAYKGALMVDDDEMFSSFQRCAELGALPLVHAENGDVVAQMQAKLLAEGNNGPEAHAYSRPAEVEGEATNRAIMIADMAGSPVYIVHTSCEQAHEAIRRARQKGMRVYGEPLIQHLTLDESEYANADWDHAARRVMSPPFRNKQHQDSLWAGLASGSLQVVATDHCAFTTEQKRFGLGDFTKIPNGTGGLEDRMPMLWTNGVNTGRLTMNEFVAVTSTNIAKILNIYPKKGAILVGADADIVVWDPKRSKTITAKTQQSAIDYNVFEGKQVTGLPRYTLTRGVVAIEESTVKTQQGHGEFVKREPFTAVNRALSTWKDVTAPRKVQRSGIPASGV; this comes from the coding sequence ATGAGCACAGTCATCAAGGGTGGAACCATCGTCACGGCCGATTTGACCTATAAGGCCGACGTCAAGGTCGAAGGCGGCAAGATTGTCGAGATCGGGCAGAACCTGTCCGGCAATGAAGTGCTCGATGCTTCGGGCTGTTATGTCCTGCCGGGCGGCATCGATCCGCATACGCATCTCGAAATGCCATTCATGGGTACCTATTCCTCTGACGATTTCGAGAGCGGTACGCGGGCTGCCCTTGCCGGCGGCACGACTATGGTGGTGGATTTCGCCCTGCCCTCGCCCGGCCAGTCGCTGCTCGAGGCGCTGACCATGTGGGACAACAAGTCGACGCGGGCAAACTGCGATTACTCCTTCCACATGGCGATTACCTGGTGGAGCGAGCAGGTCTTCAACGAGATGGAAGCCGTCGTCCGCGAGAAGGGCATCAACACGTTCAAGCACTTCATGGCCTATAAGGGCGCGCTGATGGTGGATGACGACGAGATGTTCTCCTCCTTCCAACGCTGCGCCGAGCTCGGCGCCCTGCCACTCGTTCATGCCGAGAACGGCGACGTGGTCGCGCAGATGCAGGCGAAACTGCTTGCCGAGGGTAATAACGGCCCGGAAGCGCATGCCTATTCCCGCCCCGCCGAGGTCGAAGGCGAAGCGACGAACCGCGCCATCATGATCGCCGACATGGCCGGCAGCCCGGTCTATATCGTTCATACCTCCTGCGAACAGGCGCACGAAGCCATCCGCCGCGCCCGCCAGAAGGGCATGCGCGTCTATGGCGAGCCGCTGATCCAGCACTTGACGCTTGATGAGAGCGAATATGCCAATGCCGATTGGGACCATGCCGCCCGCCGCGTCATGTCGCCGCCCTTCCGCAACAAGCAGCATCAGGACAGCCTCTGGGCCGGCCTCGCCTCCGGCTCGCTGCAGGTGGTCGCCACCGACCATTGCGCGTTTACGACCGAACAGAAGCGTTTCGGCCTCGGCGATTTCACCAAGATCCCGAACGGCACCGGCGGTCTCGAGGATCGCATGCCCATGCTCTGGACCAATGGCGTCAACACCGGTCGCCTGACCATGAACGAGTTCGTGGCGGTGACATCGACCAACATCGCCAAGATCCTCAACATCTATCCGAAGAAGGGCGCAATCCTCGTCGGTGCCGATGCCGACATCGTCGTCTGGGATCCGAAGCGTTCGAAGACTATCACCGCCAAGACGCAGCAATCGGCGATCGACTACAATGTCTTCGAAGGCAAGCAAGTGACGGGCCTGCCGCGCTATACGCTGACCCGCGGCGTGGTTGCCATCGAGGAAAGCACGGTCAAAACGCAGCAGGGCCATGGCGAGTTCGTCAAGCGCGAGCCTTTCACCGCCGTCAACCGCGCACTCTCGACCTGGAAAGACGTCACGGCGCCGCGCAAGGTTCAGCGCAGCGGCATTCCGGCAAGCGGAGTGTGA
- a CDS encoding cupin domain-containing protein has translation MSVSSKPTCRIVQPGSTYAGKQGFNYFEGIAAETVGSTGICMHLLTIPPGGRAKAHLHAAHETAIYALSGETHCWFGDELEEHVVVHAGEMFYIPAGVPHLPANLSDRPATAIIARTDPNEQESVVLLPDLERYVPL, from the coding sequence ATGAGCGTTTCATCGAAGCCCACCTGCCGCATCGTGCAGCCCGGCAGTACCTATGCCGGGAAACAGGGCTTCAACTACTTCGAAGGGATCGCCGCCGAGACAGTGGGCTCGACCGGCATCTGCATGCATCTCCTGACGATCCCGCCGGGCGGACGCGCCAAGGCGCATCTGCATGCCGCGCATGAGACAGCGATCTACGCGCTGTCCGGCGAGACGCATTGCTGGTTCGGCGATGAGCTGGAAGAGCATGTTGTCGTTCACGCCGGCGAGATGTTCTATATTCCGGCCGGTGTTCCGCATCTGCCCGCCAATCTCAGCGACCGGCCGGCGACAGCCATCATCGCCCGCACCGATCCGAACGAGCAGGAAAGTGTCGTCCTGCTGCCGGATCTGGAGCGGTATGTGCCGTTGTGA
- a CDS encoding ABC transporter ATP-binding protein, with amino-acid sequence MTSSAPSVVSARNLCLTYETNDGPVHALSNVDLDVRKGDFVSFIGPSGCGKTTFLRVIADLERKTSGDITVNGMTPEEARTNRAYGYVFQAPALYPWRTIEKNIALPLEIMGYPRSDHAKRIAQTLDLVNLTGFAHKYPWQLSGGMQQRASIARALAFDADLLLMDEPFGALDEIVRDHLNEELLKLWKRTNKTICFVTHSIPEAVYLSTKIVVMSPRPGRVTDVIDSTLPLERPLDIRETPEFLEIAHRVREGLRAGHSYGE; translated from the coding sequence ATGACGTCATCCGCTCCCTCCGTCGTCTCCGCGCGGAACCTCTGCCTCACCTACGAGACAAATGACGGGCCGGTGCATGCGCTGAGCAATGTCGATCTCGACGTGCGCAAGGGCGATTTCGTCTCCTTCATCGGCCCGTCCGGCTGTGGCAAGACCACGTTTCTGCGGGTCATCGCGGATCTCGAGCGCAAGACCTCCGGCGACATCACCGTCAATGGCATGACGCCGGAAGAGGCGCGCACCAACCGCGCCTACGGGTATGTCTTTCAGGCGCCCGCCCTTTATCCCTGGCGCACGATCGAAAAGAATATCGCTCTGCCGCTGGAAATTATGGGCTATCCCAGAAGTGATCATGCCAAGCGCATCGCGCAGACGCTGGATCTGGTCAATCTCACCGGTTTCGCGCACAAATACCCCTGGCAGCTCTCCGGCGGCATGCAGCAGCGCGCCTCGATCGCCCGTGCGCTCGCCTTCGACGCCGACCTGCTGCTGATGGACGAGCCCTTCGGCGCCCTCGACGAAATCGTCCGTGACCACCTCAACGAGGAGCTGCTGAAGCTCTGGAAGCGAACGAACAAGACCATCTGTTTCGTGACGCACTCGATCCCGGAGGCGGTTTATCTCTCCACGAAGATCGTCGTCATGTCGCCCCGTCCCGGCCGCGTCACCGATGTCATCGACTCCACCCTTCCGCTCGAACGCCCGCTGGACATTCGTGAAACCCCTGAATTCCTGGAGATCGCCCATCGTGTCCGCGAAGGGCTGAGGGCAGGACACAGCTATGGGGAATAG
- a CDS encoding ABC transporter permease, translating into MEKEQFFKHKFVPVTTIILAIILLWYAFAVILNTPFQRDLDRRANVTPTTMEFIGKTLSQPKPILPAPHQVAQNVFENTFLRAPTSNRSLVYNAWVTLSSTAVGFAFGTFLGILIAVGIVHVVALDRSLMPWIIASQTVPILAIAPMVVVVLGSIGITGLIPKALVSTYLSFFPVAVGMVKGLRSPEVMHLDLMRTYNASAAQTFWKLRVPASVPFLFTSMKVAIAASLTGTIVGELPTGAVAGIGAKLLAGSYQSLTIDIWATLVAGSILAAALIAVVSIAARIVDHAMGGRAA; encoded by the coding sequence ATGGAGAAGGAGCAATTCTTCAAGCACAAATTCGTGCCGGTTACGACCATCATACTGGCAATCATCCTGTTGTGGTACGCTTTTGCCGTTATTCTCAACACGCCCTTCCAGCGCGATCTCGACCGGCGCGCCAACGTCACCCCGACGACGATGGAATTCATCGGCAAAACGCTGTCACAACCGAAGCCGATCCTGCCGGCGCCGCATCAGGTGGCGCAAAATGTCTTTGAAAACACCTTCCTTCGCGCGCCGACAAGCAACCGCAGTCTCGTCTACAATGCCTGGGTGACATTGTCCTCCACTGCGGTCGGTTTCGCCTTCGGTACGTTTCTCGGTATTCTGATCGCCGTCGGTATCGTGCATGTCGTCGCGCTCGACCGCAGCCTGATGCCCTGGATCATCGCCTCGCAAACCGTGCCGATCCTCGCCATCGCGCCAATGGTCGTTGTTGTATTGGGTTCGATCGGCATTACCGGCCTTATTCCCAAGGCGCTGGTGTCGACCTACCTCTCCTTCTTCCCCGTCGCCGTCGGCATGGTGAAGGGATTGCGGTCGCCGGAGGTCATGCACCTCGATCTCATGCGCACCTACAATGCCAGTGCCGCGCAGACATTTTGGAAGCTGCGCGTGCCCGCCTCGGTCCCCTTCCTCTTCACCTCGATGAAAGTTGCAATCGCTGCGAGCCTCACCGGTACCATCGTTGGTGAACTGCCAACGGGCGCCGTCGCCGGCATCGGTGCCAAGCTGCTCGCAGGCTCCTACCAAAGCCTGACGATCGATATATGGGCGACGCTTGTCGCCGGCTCGATACTAGCGGCCGCGTTGATTGCCGTCGTCAGTATCGCAGCGCGTATCGTCGATCACGCCATG